The following coding sequences are from one Paenibacillus sp. FSL R5-0912 window:
- a CDS encoding acyl CoA:acetate/3-ketoacid CoA transferase — protein sequence MTKVISAAKAAELIKDGDTVAASGFGLSCWAEEMGIAIEDRFMQTGLPRNLTVMHASAVGNRRDKGMSHLGHEGLIKRWIGGIAIASPGMAKLIEEDKCEAYNLPQGVITQLYREIAAKRPGVITKVGMETFVDPRVEGGKMSPSTKEDIVKVIELDGEEWLFYKCFPIHVGLIRGTVADENGNLTLEKEGLHMEVLPIAQAVRNSGGIVIAQVETVAKRGTLNPKDVKVPGILVDYIVVSKPENHYQTENTQYNPAFSGHVKVPTESIESLPLDERKIISRRTAIELQPNAILNLGVGIPVNVANIAEEEGVSDQLILTTEAGSIGGVPAGLKDFGHAYNSEAIVDHDAQFDFYDGGGIDLSVLGLAQMDESGNVNVSKFGTRVAGCGGFINISQAAKKLVFAGTFTAGGLEIKVEDGKLHILQEGKVKKFIKKVQQITFSGSYAAKVEQPVVYVTERAVFELLDGKVTLTEIAPGVDLQTHILDQMDFVPVISPALKQMDQAMFHEHWGKLKSIIAEKNRVLLEVY from the coding sequence ATGACCAAAGTAATTTCAGCCGCCAAAGCAGCGGAACTCATCAAAGACGGAGATACAGTGGCAGCCAGCGGATTTGGATTATCCTGCTGGGCAGAAGAGATGGGGATAGCCATTGAAGACCGCTTCATGCAAACGGGGCTGCCGAGAAATCTGACGGTCATGCACGCCAGTGCAGTCGGCAACCGCCGCGACAAAGGGATGAGCCATTTAGGCCATGAAGGATTGATTAAACGCTGGATTGGCGGAATTGCCATTGCTTCCCCCGGGATGGCGAAGCTGATCGAAGAAGACAAATGTGAAGCGTACAATTTGCCCCAAGGTGTAATTACTCAGCTCTACCGGGAAATTGCAGCCAAGCGTCCGGGTGTGATTACCAAAGTAGGCATGGAGACGTTCGTTGATCCCCGGGTCGAAGGCGGCAAAATGTCCCCGTCCACGAAGGAAGACATTGTAAAGGTTATCGAACTTGATGGCGAAGAGTGGTTATTCTATAAGTGTTTTCCCATTCATGTCGGCTTGATCCGCGGAACCGTGGCTGATGAGAATGGCAATCTGACGCTGGAAAAAGAAGGCCTGCATATGGAGGTCCTGCCCATCGCCCAGGCAGTCCGAAACTCGGGAGGTATCGTGATCGCCCAGGTAGAGACGGTTGCCAAGCGCGGCACCCTTAACCCTAAGGATGTTAAAGTTCCGGGGATTCTAGTAGATTATATTGTCGTGTCCAAGCCGGAGAATCATTACCAGACAGAGAACACCCAATATAATCCGGCATTCTCCGGTCATGTTAAGGTACCTACCGAATCTATTGAATCACTGCCGCTGGATGAACGCAAAATCATCTCCCGCCGCACAGCAATTGAGCTTCAGCCGAATGCGATCCTGAATCTTGGGGTTGGAATTCCGGTAAATGTTGCCAACATAGCAGAAGAGGAGGGAGTAAGTGACCAGCTGATTCTAACCACGGAAGCCGGTTCTATCGGGGGTGTTCCCGCAGGTCTGAAGGACTTCGGTCATGCTTATAACTCTGAGGCCATCGTAGATCATGACGCACAGTTCGACTTCTATGATGGAGGCGGTATCGATTTATCTGTCCTTGGCCTCGCTCAAATGGATGAATCCGGGAACGTAAATGTCAGCAAATTCGGTACCCGGGTAGCCGGATGCGGCGGATTCATTAATATCTCTCAAGCAGCCAAAAAGCTGGTATTCGCAGGTACATTTACCGCCGGCGGTCTCGAGATCAAGGTTGAAGACGGGAAATTGCACATCCTTCAAGAGGGAAAAGTGAAAAAGTTCATTAAGAAGGTGCAGCAGATCACGTTCAGCGGTTCTTATGCGGCCAAAGTAGAGCAACCGGTTGTATATGTTACGGAGCGCGCAGTATTTGAACTGCTGGATGGAAAAGTAACCTTAACTGAAATCGCACCGGGTGTTGACCTGCAGACACATATTCTGGATCAGATGGACTTTGTACCGGTGATCTCACCCGCACTCAAGCAAATGGATCAAGCCATGTTCCACGAACACTGGGGGAAGCTGAAATCTATTATTGCCGAGAAAAACCGGGTCTTATTGGAAGTATATTAA
- a CDS encoding Nif3-like dinuclear metal center hexameric protein, translated as MNVQEVIDRILLDCCGGRKLEQTCDVLASGKEDMEVTGIVTTFMATVDVIKEAIAIGANLIITHEPTYFTGMDSLDWLQQDPVYLAKKKLIDEHGMTIWRFHDHMHLADTDRIYDGLLKELDWEDKKLDDKDAWGYQIEGTTVGALAGFLKQRLGMKVIQIVGNPEAACARIGILVGGGSLGLGREQMPMELMQEKNLDVMICGDITEWTLCAYVNDAAMLGMNKAMIVIGHERSEEWGMKYMAEWLTPLVDGLPVTFVDAKEPFVYL; from the coding sequence ATGAATGTCCAGGAGGTTATTGACCGGATTCTACTCGATTGCTGCGGAGGACGCAAGCTGGAACAGACCTGTGATGTGCTTGCCAGCGGCAAGGAAGACATGGAGGTCACAGGGATTGTCACAACGTTCATGGCGACTGTGGATGTGATCAAGGAAGCCATTGCAATCGGAGCGAACCTGATTATTACCCATGAGCCCACCTATTTTACCGGAATGGATTCGCTGGACTGGCTTCAGCAGGACCCGGTATATCTGGCCAAGAAGAAGCTGATTGATGAACACGGAATGACGATCTGGCGGTTCCATGACCACATGCACCTGGCCGATACGGACCGGATTTATGACGGTCTGCTCAAGGAGCTGGATTGGGAGGACAAGAAGCTGGACGATAAGGATGCCTGGGGGTATCAGATTGAAGGGACCACCGTCGGGGCGCTGGCCGGCTTCCTGAAGCAGCGGCTGGGCATGAAGGTCATTCAGATTGTCGGTAACCCGGAAGCAGCCTGTGCCCGTATCGGCATCCTGGTGGGAGGCGGCAGCCTCGGGCTAGGCAGGGAGCAAATGCCGATGGAGCTGATGCAGGAGAAGAACCTGGATGTGATGATCTGCGGCGATATTACGGAGTGGACCTTATGCGCTTATGTGAATGATGCCGCCATGCTGGGCATGAACAAAGCGATGATCGTAATCGGCCATGAGCGGTCCGAGGAGTGGGGCATGAAGTATATGGCGGAGTGGCTGACGCCGCTGGTAGACGGGCTTCCGGTCACGTTCGTGGATGCGAAGGAGCCGTTTGTGTATTTGTGA
- a CDS encoding carbohydrate ABC transporter permease, whose product MIQTRGERTFTVFSAVVMFLLTVFAFLPFLLIVIASFTDETTLIRNGYSFFPEHTSLEAYRYIKSSAYIFIRAYGVSFLVTILGTAIGLLITSMLAYPMSRSDFKYHNVLAFVVFFTMLFSGGIVPSYIMWTQYFHIKNTMWALILPNLLANGFNVLLVRNYFKNNVPLEIIEAAQIDGASELRTFFRIMLPLSMPVMATVGMFMGLAYWNDWINALYFVSKPQLYGIQNLLMQLMSNIQFLNSGQAGNVLGAESVSLPSTAVRMAMAVLGIVPVLFVLPFMQKYLTRGVIIGAVKG is encoded by the coding sequence ATGATCCAAACAAGAGGAGAACGGACGTTTACTGTGTTTTCTGCGGTCGTGATGTTCCTGCTGACGGTTTTTGCTTTTTTACCTTTCCTTCTGATTGTCATTGCCTCGTTCACCGATGAGACGACCCTGATCCGCAACGGGTACAGCTTCTTCCCTGAGCATACCAGTCTTGAAGCGTACCGGTATATTAAGTCCTCGGCGTACATCTTCATCAGAGCCTATGGCGTTTCCTTTCTGGTTACGATCCTGGGAACTGCCATTGGACTGCTTATAACAAGTATGCTTGCTTATCCGATGTCGCGGTCCGATTTCAAATATCATAATGTGCTGGCGTTTGTCGTCTTCTTCACTATGCTGTTCAGCGGGGGAATCGTGCCTTCGTATATCATGTGGACCCAATATTTCCATATCAAAAATACCATGTGGGCGCTGATTCTGCCCAATCTGCTGGCGAACGGTTTCAACGTGCTGTTGGTCCGTAACTATTTCAAGAATAATGTTCCGCTGGAGATTATCGAAGCTGCCCAGATCGACGGGGCTTCAGAACTGCGGACCTTCTTCCGCATTATGCTTCCCCTGTCCATGCCGGTGATGGCTACCGTGGGGATGTTCATGGGCCTGGCCTATTGGAATGACTGGATCAATGCGTTATATTTTGTATCGAAGCCGCAATTATACGGCATTCAGAATCTGCTGATGCAACTCATGAGCAACATTCAATTCCTCAATTCCGGTCAGGCCGGCAACGTGTTGGGTGCGGAGTCCGTATCGCTTCCAAGCACAGCCGTGCGGATGGCAATGGCGGTGCTGGGCATTGTGCCCGTGCTGTTCGTCCTGCCGTTCATGCAGAAATACCTGACCCGCGGCGTGATTATTGGTGCTGTCAAAGGCTGA
- a CDS encoding ABC transporter permease, translating to MIAKPKSKPLKKTLPLLILAGPGLLYFLINSYFPMFGVFIAFKDVNYAKGIFGSDWIGFKNFTFLFQTSDAWIMTRNTLLYNLAFIALGTIVSILIAILMSELLNKLYSKLFMTGLILPNLISMVVLSLLVFAFLNADSGFVNHSILRPLGIPEINWYSEAKYWPYLLVLIQIWKTAGYGSIIYFASIAGIDKSIYESAKIDGAGKLKQIRMITLPLLKPTIIVLVLMSMGRIFNSDFGLFYQVPMNSGALYSTTQTIDTYVYRALMQLNDIGMSAAAGLYQSLVGFALVLTVNAIVKKVNPENALF from the coding sequence ATGATAGCCAAACCTAAATCCAAACCACTCAAAAAAACACTTCCTTTATTAATTCTGGCGGGCCCGGGCCTGCTGTACTTTCTAATCAACAGCTACTTCCCCATGTTCGGGGTATTCATCGCGTTCAAGGATGTCAACTATGCGAAGGGCATCTTCGGCAGTGACTGGATCGGCTTCAAGAATTTCACCTTTCTGTTCCAGACCAGCGATGCCTGGATTATGACCCGGAATACACTCTTGTATAATCTGGCCTTTATCGCGCTTGGAACCATAGTTTCAATTCTCATCGCCATTCTGATGTCGGAGCTGCTGAACAAGCTCTATTCGAAGCTGTTCATGACCGGACTGATTCTTCCGAATCTGATCTCGATGGTCGTCCTTTCGTTACTCGTCTTCGCCTTTCTGAACGCCGACAGCGGATTCGTGAATCATTCGATTCTCCGGCCGCTGGGGATTCCGGAGATTAACTGGTATTCGGAGGCGAAATATTGGCCTTATCTGCTGGTGCTTATTCAGATCTGGAAGACGGCAGGCTACGGTTCCATTATCTATTTCGCATCTATCGCAGGCATCGACAAGAGCATCTACGAGTCTGCCAAAATTGACGGGGCCGGGAAGCTGAAGCAGATCCGCATGATTACCTTGCCGCTGCTGAAGCCGACCATTATCGTGCTGGTGCTGATGTCTATGGGACGGATTTTCAACTCCGACTTCGGCCTGTTCTATCAGGTGCCTATGAACTCCGGTGCGCTGTACAGCACAACCCAGACGATTGATACGTATGTCTACCGCGCCTTGATGCAGCTGAATGATATTGGAATGTCGGCGGCAGCCGGTCTGTATCAGTCGCTGGTCGGCTTTGCCCTGGTGCTTACGGTCAATGCCATCGTCAAGAAGGTTAATCCAGAAAATGCATTGTTCTAG
- a CDS encoding ABC transporter substrate-binding protein, which translates to MNNKKGLGSLLLSMVICGSLLSACGGNSNTTSEGSGNTEAKAKAAEIVFALPSFNRIPDDLSKVTNAINAITTEKIGVKVDFRLFGPADYAQKVNLALQSGEKMDIFTTLGQFSNYVSKSQVAPLEELLPEHGKELSAILDKDFGPDILKSTTMDGHIYGIPVNKGMALPTNIIYNADMLKDAGVSADTIQSVEDLPAVFAAVKKKLPDVVPFGPINVNPTDTGLVNWMKGASKVDYLTDTTGVGVVIGDNGKVVNFYESDVFKNGIQMMREWFNAGYLQKDTATTTITAMEMVSSGRGFSFLGGYSGMEVGKQLSAQVGKNIETKRIAPFYFDTSAVNSVTWMVSSTSKETEAAVKFLNLLYTDKELINTILFGIEGEDYLKVDEHHVKFPEGMDANTVPYTAMLSSGIVGSESLQYQMEGINWSDVELKLQENKDTTRSPYFGFIFDQGQVKTQMSAVNNVVNQFLPALVSGSVDPESIIAKFNSALKDAGAQDIIDSKQQQLDQWLAAQKQ; encoded by the coding sequence ATGAATAATAAAAAGGGGTTAGGTTCACTGCTGTTGTCTATGGTAATCTGCGGTTCCCTGCTCTCCGCCTGCGGCGGCAATTCCAATACAACGTCCGAGGGTTCCGGGAATACAGAAGCTAAGGCCAAGGCTGCTGAGATTGTGTTTGCCTTGCCGTCCTTCAACCGGATTCCTGATGATCTGAGCAAGGTGACGAATGCGATCAATGCCATTACAACCGAGAAGATCGGTGTCAAAGTAGATTTCCGGCTCTTCGGTCCGGCGGATTATGCCCAGAAGGTCAATCTGGCGCTCCAGAGCGGAGAGAAAATGGATATCTTCACCACGCTAGGACAATTCTCCAACTATGTGTCCAAGAGTCAGGTAGCTCCGCTCGAAGAGCTGCTTCCCGAACATGGTAAGGAGCTATCCGCCATTCTGGACAAGGATTTCGGTCCGGATATCCTAAAGAGCACTACAATGGATGGGCATATCTATGGAATTCCAGTAAATAAAGGGATGGCTTTACCTACGAATATCATCTACAACGCAGATATGCTGAAAGACGCAGGAGTCTCGGCTGACACGATCCAATCGGTGGAGGATCTGCCCGCTGTCTTCGCTGCCGTGAAGAAGAAGCTGCCCGATGTGGTTCCGTTTGGCCCGATTAATGTGAACCCGACAGATACGGGACTTGTGAATTGGATGAAGGGTGCCAGCAAGGTGGATTACCTGACCGATACCACCGGAGTCGGTGTGGTCATCGGCGACAACGGCAAGGTCGTAAACTTCTACGAATCCGATGTATTCAAGAATGGGATACAGATGATGCGGGAGTGGTTCAATGCGGGATACTTGCAGAAGGATACTGCGACTACGACGATTACAGCGATGGAGATGGTCTCCTCCGGGCGCGGATTCTCCTTCCTGGGAGGGTACAGCGGTATGGAGGTTGGCAAGCAGCTGAGTGCGCAAGTCGGGAAAAACATTGAGACCAAGCGGATCGCCCCGTTCTACTTCGATACAAGTGCCGTGAACTCCGTAACCTGGATGGTCTCCAGTACCTCCAAGGAGACGGAAGCTGCCGTCAAGTTCCTGAACCTGCTGTACACCGACAAAGAGCTGATCAACACCATTCTCTTCGGAATCGAAGGGGAGGATTACCTCAAGGTGGATGAGCATCATGTGAAATTCCCTGAGGGCATGGACGCCAATACAGTCCCTTACACAGCTATGCTTAGCTCCGGGATCGTAGGCTCCGAGTCCCTCCAGTATCAGATGGAGGGAATCAACTGGTCGGATGTGGAACTGAAGCTCCAGGAGAACAAGGATACCACCAGATCCCCGTATTTCGGATTTATCTTTGACCAAGGCCAAGTGAAGACGCAGATGAGTGCTGTGAACAACGTAGTGAATCAATTCCTGCCGGCGCTTGTCAGCGGATCGGTAGACCCTGAGAGCATTATTGCGAAATTCAACAGTGCGCTGAAGGATGCGGGTGCACAGGACATTATAGACAGCAAGCAGCAACAACTGGATCAATGGCTTGCCGCGCAAAAACAGTAA
- a CDS encoding helix-turn-helix domain-containing protein codes for MRCMLIDDDIPTVEALRRIVNWDEFGITEVQAAHNIQDAKQLFGQAEPDLIICDIEMPRGSGIDMIQWARDRQYEGGFIFLTCHESFSFASKAISYDADSYLVKPLDKQELEAALRKSMDTLKNKIMMGEYSKMGQAWLKNQDLMERSFWSEVLTATISPRIRLIQSEVQKRELPVSVLADYRLLLISVPRSQIEREWDESIFHYALSNLVSEILSSQVSGGRIIAYQVDKVFYNAVLAESQVDKKWLEASAGEIIRLSRHYLKCTATCYFSEPSAISGLSQLKAELEQADESNLIFRGRVHLPNEPFYVDLTERYTLDTELFTLLFVQKEKAQIVNRLKKELELLTSRNKLDSATLHAIREDLLQVVYSLLSRHHIQAHRLFADELSQQLAQDAESSVFDFMKWAQVLTEKTVDSIREVLQSEGVVERAKRFIQDHYTQDLSREDVAASVYLTADYLAKVFKNGTGQTVKEYLNDCRIRAAKQMLLESAASIGEIAMDTGFDTISYFSTVFKKWTGETPAAYRAKHKAVL; via the coding sequence ATGCGTTGTATGTTGATTGATGATGATATTCCAACCGTAGAAGCCCTGCGCAGGATTGTCAATTGGGATGAATTCGGGATTACGGAAGTGCAGGCCGCCCATAATATACAGGATGCGAAGCAGTTATTCGGGCAAGCCGAGCCGGATCTGATCATTTGCGATATCGAAATGCCGCGCGGCTCAGGGATTGATATGATCCAGTGGGCGAGAGACCGCCAATATGAAGGCGGGTTCATCTTCCTGACCTGTCATGAGAGCTTCAGCTTCGCCTCTAAGGCCATCTCGTATGATGCCGACTCTTATCTGGTTAAGCCGCTGGACAAGCAGGAGCTGGAGGCGGCCCTGCGCAAGTCCATGGATACGCTGAAGAACAAAATCATGATGGGTGAATACAGCAAAATGGGTCAGGCATGGCTCAAGAATCAGGATCTGATGGAACGGAGCTTCTGGAGTGAGGTCCTGACAGCGACGATATCTCCCCGAATCCGGCTTATTCAGAGTGAAGTGCAGAAGCGGGAGCTGCCTGTCTCCGTACTGGCGGATTATAGGCTGCTGCTGATTAGTGTTCCCCGCTCCCAGATTGAACGGGAGTGGGACGAAAGTATCTTCCATTACGCGCTCTCGAACCTCGTCTCTGAAATTCTCAGCAGCCAGGTGAGCGGCGGGCGGATCATCGCCTACCAGGTCGATAAGGTGTTCTATAATGCAGTTCTTGCCGAGAGCCAGGTGGATAAGAAGTGGCTGGAGGCGAGTGCCGGAGAGATCATTCGGCTCAGCAGACATTATCTGAAGTGTACCGCCACCTGTTATTTCAGTGAGCCATCGGCCATCTCCGGTCTCTCGCAGCTCAAGGCGGAGCTGGAGCAGGCGGATGAGTCGAATCTTATTTTCAGGGGAAGGGTCCATCTGCCGAACGAACCCTTCTATGTTGATCTAACCGAGCGCTATACCCTGGATACCGAGTTGTTCACCCTGCTGTTCGTCCAGAAGGAGAAGGCGCAGATTGTGAACCGGCTGAAGAAGGAGCTGGAGCTGCTGACCAGCCGGAACAAGCTGGATTCGGCAACCCTCCATGCCATCCGGGAAGATCTGCTTCAGGTGGTCTATTCGCTGCTCTCCCGGCATCATATTCAGGCACACCGGTTGTTTGCCGATGAACTCAGCCAGCAATTGGCCCAGGATGCCGAGAGCAGTGTGTTCGACTTCATGAAGTGGGCGCAGGTGCTTACGGAGAAGACGGTGGATTCCATCAGGGAAGTGCTGCAGTCGGAAGGCGTAGTCGAGCGGGCCAAACGGTTCATCCAGGACCATTATACTCAAGACCTCAGCCGTGAGGATGTTGCCGCAAGCGTCTATCTGACAGCGGACTATTTGGCGAAGGTCTTCAAGAACGGGACCGGGCAGACGGTCAAGGAATATTTGAACGATTGCCGCATCCGGGCGGCGAAGCAGATGCTCCTGGAGAGTGCGGCCAGCATAGGGGAGATCGCCATGGATACCGGGTTTGATACGATTTCCTATTTCTCGACAGTATTCAAAAAATGGACCGGCGAAACACCGGCAGCTTATCGTGCCAAGCACAAGGCTGTTCTATAG
- a CDS encoding sensor histidine kinase — MIRTNSIIFKFSLQMTVILVILLSILVLSNIYSLEVVRSNALTSSRNTLALYQANIHNNFNNFSKDLIEVFDHNIDTAVNTAGMDESSRYFKVQQLKTNLQAKMAGGYSSDGMFIRLSGELVLEQFNSRMESGDKLALVDFLNMHKFDTAPVAQSGEWKVFQIRDEYYLFKYITYSDVSFGTLVKADNLLSMVDRGANDQNRYVLSDAGGIILAANNISLNEADTTLESLTEQYQSSFLIVSEPIGEFGQMTNMVPKGGLFSGLQLIQWGIALLAVLSAIVVPLVLRFLTRDVLRPILELVKAAKAVEQGQLEYQIPQNTPYSLEFMKLFHALESMVSEIKDLKIQSYEEQIEISRAEIKYLQMQIRPHFFLNAISTITSLTYQNKNEEIRRLIHCLSEHLRYMFRGGLMEVTMEEEIRHTENYIRMQEIRYPDQIFFMIEIQEEARQVPIPQFMIQTFVENTFKHAMFYQEMLSIFIRVRIETRDGRPFVSIVIEDNGAGFTAEWLNSPESVQVTEDGGRVGIANIRKTLKLLYKRDDLLKLSNAESTGARVELWIPVNRVDQPISEGG; from the coding sequence ATGATCCGAACGAACAGTATCATTTTCAAATTTTCGTTGCAGATGACCGTGATTCTTGTGATCCTGCTGTCCATCCTTGTGCTGAGCAATATATACTCCCTGGAGGTGGTGCGAAGTAATGCGCTGACCAGCTCGCGGAATACACTTGCCCTCTATCAGGCGAATATTCATAACAACTTCAACAATTTCTCCAAGGATCTGATTGAGGTGTTCGACCATAACATAGATACCGCTGTCAATACAGCGGGTATGGATGAGAGCAGCCGGTATTTCAAGGTCCAGCAGCTCAAAACCAACCTGCAGGCGAAAATGGCGGGCGGCTATTCCAGTGACGGCATGTTCATCAGACTCTCCGGAGAACTGGTGCTGGAGCAGTTCAATAGCCGGATGGAGTCCGGGGATAAGCTGGCTCTGGTTGATTTTCTGAATATGCACAAGTTCGATACGGCTCCGGTAGCGCAAAGCGGGGAATGGAAGGTGTTCCAGATCCGGGACGAATATTATTTGTTCAAATACATTACCTATTCAGACGTCAGCTTCGGAACCCTGGTGAAGGCGGACAACCTGTTGTCTATGGTAGACAGAGGGGCCAATGATCAGAACCGGTATGTACTGAGTGATGCAGGGGGGATAATACTGGCTGCCAATAATATCTCCCTGAATGAGGCGGACACAACCCTGGAGAGCTTAACGGAGCAATATCAGAGCAGCTTCCTGATTGTGTCTGAACCGATCGGCGAGTTTGGCCAGATGACCAATATGGTCCCCAAGGGCGGATTGTTCTCGGGCCTTCAGCTTATTCAGTGGGGGATCGCCTTGCTGGCGGTGCTCTCGGCGATTGTTGTACCGCTAGTGCTGAGATTCTTGACCAGGGATGTGCTGAGGCCGATTCTGGAGCTGGTGAAGGCGGCCAAGGCCGTCGAGCAGGGTCAGCTGGAATACCAGATTCCCCAGAATACACCGTACTCCCTGGAATTCATGAAGCTGTTCCATGCGCTGGAATCCATGGTCAGTGAAATTAAGGATCTGAAGATTCAATCTTATGAAGAACAGATCGAGATCAGCCGCGCAGAGATCAAATATCTGCAGATGCAGATCAGGCCCCATTTCTTCCTGAATGCGATCTCGACGATCACCAGCTTAACCTATCAGAATAAGAATGAAGAAATCCGGCGCCTGATCCACTGCCTGTCGGAACATCTCCGGTATATGTTCAGAGGCGGGCTGATGGAAGTTACGATGGAGGAAGAGATCCGGCACACTGAGAATTACATCCGGATGCAGGAGATCCGTTACCCGGATCAAATTTTCTTCATGATCGAGATCCAGGAGGAAGCCCGGCAGGTACCGATACCGCAATTCATGATTCAGACCTTTGTGGAGAATACCTTCAAGCACGCCATGTTCTATCAGGAGATGCTGTCCATCTTCATCAGGGTGCGGATAGAGACCAGGGACGGGCGTCCGTTTGTCAGTATTGTGATTGAGGATAACGGAGCAGGCTTCACTGCCGAATGGCTGAATTCGCCGGAGTCCGTACAGGTGACGGAGGATGGAGGCCGGGTCGGAATCGCCAATATCCGCAAAACCCTCAAGCTGCTCTACAAACGCGATGATCTGCTGAAGCTGTCCAATGCAGAGTCTACAGGCGCAAGAGTAGAGCTCTGGATACCTGTGAACCGGGTGGACCAGCCCATATCAGAGGGGGGATAA
- a CDS encoding alpha/beta hydrolase, with amino-acid sequence MATLQISLQSKCLKREVTFNALLPVDLPEGLGLPVWAGQPLRSLYLLHGFSGSHNDWMSFSRIRELSDRYQIAVFMPAGENGFYVDDENRDAFYGEYVGRELVEFTRRMFPLSAASEDTWIGGLSMGGYGAIRNGLKYAEQFGRIIALSSALIPYRIAGISPDYKDGIASYSYYASVFGDLSRLLGSDKDPEQLVLDVKAKGLALPKLYMACGTEDMLLDVNRRFHQFLEGEGAGHYYVEGPGDHNWEYWDKHIEAALEWADN; translated from the coding sequence ATGGCTACACTGCAAATAAGCCTGCAATCGAAATGTCTGAAGCGGGAAGTGACGTTCAATGCGTTATTGCCGGTGGATCTGCCTGAGGGACTGGGGCTGCCGGTATGGGCGGGCCAGCCCTTAAGATCCCTCTATCTGCTGCACGGCTTCTCCGGGAGCCATAATGATTGGATGAGCTTCTCACGGATCAGGGAGCTGTCGGACAGATATCAGATTGCGGTATTTATGCCTGCCGGTGAGAATGGCTTCTATGTGGATGATGAGAACAGAGACGCATTCTACGGTGAATATGTCGGCAGGGAACTGGTAGAGTTCACGCGCCGGATGTTCCCGCTGTCTGCGGCGAGCGAGGATACATGGATCGGCGGTTTATCCATGGGCGGCTACGGAGCGATCCGCAACGGCCTGAAGTATGCGGAGCAATTCGGCAGGATTATAGCTTTGTCCTCGGCGCTGATCCCTTACCGGATTGCGGGCATTTCCCCGGACTATAAGGATGGCATCGCCAGCTATTCCTATTACGCAAGTGTGTTCGGTGATTTGAGCCGGCTGCTGGGCAGTGATAAAGACCCGGAGCAGCTTGTGCTGGATGTGAAGGCGAAGGGGCTTGCGCTGCCGAAGCTGTACATGGCCTGTGGAACAGAGGATATGCTGCTGGATGTGAACCGCCGGTTCCATCAGTTCCTTGAGGGTGAAGGGGCCGGACACTACTATGTGGAAGGCCCGGGAGACCACAACTGGGAGTACTGGGATAAGCACATTGAAGCTGCGCTGGAGTGGGCGGATAATTAA